A genomic segment from Sander vitreus isolate 19-12246 chromosome 3, sanVit1, whole genome shotgun sequence encodes:
- the dusp14 gene encoding dual specificity protein phosphatase 14 has translation MGSRSQGFFHHHHHHHRSSMVPTMVPRLLPEHGSLLGGIAQITPNLFLSRGNVASNRSLLLSKGITCVVNATIELPNFNWPHMEYVKVPLADMPHSPISLYFDSVADKIHSVGRKRGAVLVHCAAGVSRSASLCLAYLMKYHRVSLAEAHAWVKARRPIIRPNGGFWRQLIEYERKLFGRNSVKMVQTHFGVIPDVYERDRRSLAPYWGL, from the coding sequence ATGGGTTCTCGCAGCCAAGGTTtcttccaccaccaccaccaccaccaccgtaGCTCCATGGTGCCCACTATGGTGCCAAGGCTGCTGCCTGAGCACGGCAGCCTGCTGGGGGGCATCGCACAAATCACCCCCAACCTATTCCTCAGCAGAGGGAACGTGGCATCCAACCGCAGCCTGCTGCTGTCCAAAGGCATCACCTGTGTGGTCAACGCCACCATCGAGCTCCCCAACTTCAACTGGCCTCACATGGAATATGTAAAGGTCCCTCTGGCGGATATGCCCCACTCCCCCATCTCCTTGTACTTCGACAGCGTGGCTGATAAGATCCACAGCGTGGGACGGAAGCGAGGGGCAGTGCTGGTGCACTGTGCGGCCGGGGTGAGCCGCTCGGCCTCTCTGTGTCTGGCGTACCTCATGAAGTATCACCGCGTATCTCTGGCTGAGGCCCATGCCTGGGTCAAAGCCCGCCGCCCCATCATCAGGCCCAACGGCGGCTTCTGGCGCCAGCTCATCGAATACGAGAGGAAGCTGTTTGGTAGAAACTCTGTTAAGATGGTGCAGACACACTTTGGGGTCATACCTGATGTTTATGAGAGGGACCGCAGGAGCCTGGCTCCGTACTGGGGCTTGTGA